The following nucleotide sequence is from Halomonas chromatireducens.
CTGTATCTTGCCGCTGGGCGTCTTGGGCAGTGTATCGACAAATTCGATCACCCGGGGAAACGCGTGGGTGGAGAGTCGCTCACGCACCTGCTGACGGATCTCGTCGGCCAGCGCATCGCTTGCCTCGTAGCCGTCGCGCAGCACGACATAGGACTTGATGATCTCGCCTCGAATCTCGTCAGGCTGCCCCACGGCCGCGGACTCCGCCACCGCTGGATGGGTCATTACCGTGTTCTCTACATCGGTAGGCCCGACCCGGTACCCGGCGGTGGTGATGATGTCGTCATCGCGGCCGGCAAACTGGAAGGTGCCGTCTTCGTTGCGGATCACAACGTCGCCGGTCAGGTAGTAGCCCTTGGCGAAAGGGTGCTTCTCCTGCCAGGTGTAGCCGGCAAAGAAGTGAGCGGGAGAACCCTCGACATCCACCGCCAGTACGCCCGGCTCGCCTGGCGGCAACTCGTTGTACTCGGCATCCAGTATCGCCAGCCGGTAGCCGGGCATCGGCACACCCATGGCGCCGATATGCTTGGGATGCGCCAGGGCGTGGTGGTTGCAGCAGGTCATGCCGGTTTCGGTCTGGCCGTAGTGGTCCATGACCGGACAGCCCAGTGAACGCTCGACCCAGGTGACCACCTCGGTGTTGAGCGGCTCACCGGCGGAGCTGGCCACCCGAAGATCGAGTACCTCATGGGCACTATCGAACAGCCCCGAGGCTTTCATCAGCCGGTAGGCGGTGGGGGCGGCGGCAAAGTTGGTGATGCGATGGCGTTTCATGAAGGCCATGGCGCCCTCGGCACTGAAGCCAGCCTCGCAGAAATGGGTGGTGACGCCCAACAGCAGCGGCCCGGCAATGGCGTAATAGAGGCCATAGGCCCAGCCTGGGTCGGCCATGTTCCAGAAGCGGTCGTCCTCGCGCAGGTCAATGGCCAGCTCCATGTAAAGCGCGAAGGCCGGCATGCCGGAGAGAGGCACCGCCACTCCCTTGGGCTTGCCCACGGTACCGGAGGTGAACATCTGCAGGAACGGGGCCTCCGGTGACAGACGTGGCGGCTGAGTCTCGATGGGTGAATGCGCGAGGGCATCGCTCCAGTCCAGGTCATCACCATGCCCGGCGCTCGGCCCGCCCACGGCGAGTACCGGCGGGCACAGGGTGAGCCCCTCGAACTTGAATCGATTGGCATGATCGGTAATCACCAGCTTGGTGTCGGCACGCCCCAGGCGGTAATCCACGGCATCCGGACCGAAGGCCGTAAATAGCGGCTGGTAGACGGCACCGATGCGCCAGGTCGCCAGCACCGCCACCAGGAGTTGCGGCGAGCGCGGCAACATGCAGGCGATCCGGTCGCCCACCCCCAGGCCCCGCTCAGACAGCCAGCCGGCCAGCTTGGCACTTTCTGCCTCCAGCTCGGCATAGGTCATCTGGTTCACGTTACCGCTGGCATCCTCATGCACCAGGGCGAGCACATCACCACGCCCCGTACGCAGATGCGTGCCACAGCAGGATTCAAAGGCGTTGAACTTGCCGTCCCGATGGTCGTCGAGCCGGGCAATGACCTCCTCGATAGAAAAGCGCTCGAGAAAGGTGGAATACTCGGGAAGGGAATGGGTGCTCATTTACTGCCCTCTTGTGCTCGGAACCCGATTCGGCGCGGCACTCTCACACTGGCCGGAAGTGACCGTATGACGTGCGACGTGAACCGTCTGCTCCTTTGTGCTTGTTGTTGGCAATGGCGAAACGTTTCGCTGCTGTACAGGTGACCTCGAGGACACCTGCGCTGTAGAAGACTGACTACTTCTTGATAGATTCAGTTAACGTAAGCGTCAACCTAGCAAGCGCTAGGTACAAGCTAGAAGCAAAGCGCGCGCAGGGCAACCCCCGTGACGGTTCTGTGAGCCTATACCTTGGTCGACCCCGCCGGGACGGCGTGGGTGGAAGGAGCGATCATGGCGATCAATTCATGGGCCAGGTCCTCGGGCTTGCGGGGGCCCTCGGGATCGTACCAGCGTACCGTCCAGTTCAGCGCCCCCATGACGAACCGCGAAACCAGAAAGCGATCACCATGAATCAAGCCGGCATTCAGCGCCTCATCGATGACCGCTTCCCACAGCGCCTCATAGGCGTCGCGAAGATGGCTGAGATGTGCCCGGGCCTGGCTATCCAGGCGACGCCACTCGTAGAGCGCCACTACATGGGCGTTGCGATCGGTCAAGAGGGTTTCCAGATGTGCTCGCGCCATGGCATGCAGCCGCTCCTCGGGCGAGGCGCCACACTGCTCGAGCGCATGTCGCGCCAACGAGAGGGCGTTCTGGGTCCCCTCCTCGATCACTGCGGCGAGGATCTCCTGCTTGTCGCGAAAGTGGTGGAACAGACTGCCGGACTTGATGCCCATCTCCTGGGCGAGCATACGCACCGTCGTCCGGTCGTCATATGCCCCCCCCTGCCGTTCTCGTCGCTTCAGTGTATCTGGTTGGGAGTGGCCAGTCGGAAGGGGGGGATTTCCACCTCGAAGGGCCGCTGGCTGGCAGTATCGACACAGGTATAGGCCCCCTCCATGACGCCTACCGGCCCATCCAGGATAGCGCGACTGGTATAGCGAAAGGTCTGCCCTGGGCCAATCATCGGCTGTTGACCGACCNGCAACACCGTGTCCTACGAGATCCTCGAGACCTACAAGATGGGTGAACAGCCGACGATCACTGCCGAAAGTCTGGCTAGCCGGGAAATGCAGGGCAACGTCCAGGTCGCCGATGGCGGCCTACAGACCGTGGGCGCCAGTAACGCCGCAGTGGCATCGGCCAAGGGAGAGAAGGCATGAGCAAGTCCTTGAAACAGCCGAACCGTCTTCGTGAAGGCGGGCGTATCGATCGAGCCCGCACGTTGAGCTTTACCTTCAACGGCAAGCGCTACCAGGGCCATGCCGGTGACACCCTGGCCTCGGCACTGCTGGCCAACGGCGTGGATATCGTCAACCGCAGCTTCAAGTATTCGCGCCCCCGCGGCATCGTTGCCGCCGGCCCCGAGGAGCCCAATGCCCTGATCCAGCTGGGCAGCACCGAGGCAGCCCAGGTGCCCAATGTGCGGGCCACCCAGCAGGCGTTGTTCGATGGGCTTACGGCACAGAGCACCAACGGCTGGCCCAACGTCCAGCGCGATGTCATGGGTCTGGTGGGCAAGCTGGGCGGGAGCTTCATGCCGCCGGGCTTCTACTACAAGACCTTCATGGCCCCGGCTTCCATGTGGATGACCTATGAAAAATACATCCGCAAGGGCGCGGGCCTGG
It contains:
- a CDS encoding AMP-binding protein, producing MSTHSLPEYSTFLERFSIEEVIARLDDHRDGKFNAFESCCGTHLRTGRGDVLALVHEDASGNVNQMTYAELEAESAKLAGWLSERGLGVGDRIACMLPRSPQLLVAVLATWRIGAVYQPLFTAFGPDAVDYRLGRADTKLVITDHANRFKFEGLTLCPPVLAVGGPSAGHGDDLDWSDALAHSPIETQPPRLSPEAPFLQMFTSGTVGKPKGVAVPLSGMPAFALYMELAIDLREDDRFWNMADPGWAYGLYYAIAGPLLLGVTTHFCEAGFSAEGAMAFMKRHRITNFAAAPTAYRLMKASGLFDSAHEVLDLRVASSAGEPLNTEVVTWVERSLGCPVMDHYGQTETGMTCCNHHALAHPKHIGAMGVPMPGYRLAILDAEYNELPPGEPGVLAVDVEGSPAHFFAGYTWQEKHPFAKGYYLTGDVVIRNEDGTFQFAGRDDDIITTAGYRVGPTDVENTVMTHPAVAESAAVGQPDEIRGEIIKSYVVLRDGYEASDALADEIRQQVRERLSTHAFPRVIEFVDTLPKTPSGKIQRFKLRADAAEKAETEAAK
- a CDS encoding TetR/AcrR family transcriptional regulator — translated: MKRRERQGGAYDDRTTVRMLAQEMGIKSGSLFHHFRDKQEILAAVIEEGTQNALSLARHALEQCGASPEERLHAMARAHLETLLTDRNAHVVALYEWRRLDSQARAHLSHLRDAYEALWEAVIDEALNAGLIHGDRFLVSRFVMGALNWTVRWYDPEGPRKPEDLAHELIAMIAPSTHAVPAGSTKV